A stretch of DNA from Staphylococcus equorum:
ATAAAAATTATTGGTTTAATAAAGTATTGAATTTTGAAATTACTGATTTTTTACCAAAGTTACAAAATGAAAATTATAAATCAGTAAGAAAATCTTATTCTCTTACTGAAGATGAATTTAAGTTCCTTCATAAAATGTGCAGTGATTATTCTATTAGTATTAGTACAATGTTTATGTCTTTAATGCATTTATATGTTAGTAAATTATCGAATAAGAAGCAAAATTCAATTGGTTTAATGGTACATAATAGAAGTAGTAACATCGAAAAAGAAACTTGTGGTCTTTTTACAAAAGCGCTACCATTAATTGTTGAAATAAACCCTGAGCAAACTGTTGAAAGTTTTATCAACTTAGTTAAAAAAGAGAACTTCACTTTACTAAAACATAGAAAAATACCTACTACATTATTAATAGAACAAAATAAGGAAAAAGATGTAACGGCCTTAGCTGATTTTGCTATTTCATATCATAATATGCAATATGATAATGAAATTACAAAAGAAGGTTTTAAAGAGGAATGGTTATTAAATGAAGCAAATCTTTACAACAAATTAAATATGAATATTAGTAATAGAAATAATGAGAATACATTGCATATCGATTATGACTTCAGCACATTCTATCTAAGCGAGACTTATATTGAACAAATGCATTATAGTTTAATGGATATTTTAGTTCAATTTCATAATAATCCGCACACATGCTTAAACGACATAGACGTTGTTCCTTTTAAATGAGGTCGATAATTCATGGTAAATATTACTTTGTTTTGTATTCCACATGCAGGGGCAATAAATTTATATTTCACCCCTAAAATATAAACTTCAAAAATGATATTGCTTTAAAACCATTAGAACTTCCAGGTCATGGAGAAAGATTAAGGCTCTTTGTTAAAGAGGATTGATACAATTTTTTGAGATTAGGCAACCTTATGTTGCTTAATCTCTTTTTTGCTTGAAGAAGCATAAAGTATTGAAGTTAGTAAAATACGGCTCATACATATCAAGTGTATGAGTCAAAACTTTGTACCTTTCTGTTAAGTGAAACGGTAAATATTTTTCATGAGTGTAATTTTCTATCTTTTACGATATCCATGACTTTATATGTTGTTGCGTCGCAAAAGATGAAACTATTAACACTTGTCCACATGTTTAACGCATTTAAATTCATCCATCTTATTTTCAATGATAGATATTTTTTGCGCTTTTTTATACCAAAAAACAGGACTGATTTTTAAGTCTGTCCTGTTTAGTATAGATCCTAAAAAATAAAAACGAGGTAGCAAAATAAAATTTGCTACCTCATTTTGTTAGAAATTATTTTTTGTATGATTAATCATTATATTTAATGTATTTTCACTTGTTGGTTCCCACTGGAAATTCAATTTTTCTAGTATGAAATTAGTTTTATAATCCAAAATTTCAAAATGTGCTTTATTAAATAATGTATTGTCTAAGATACCTGTATGCAGTAGAAATGCATTGACTTCATCACTCATTACACCAAGATTTATACATTCCATTAAGTGATCCAAAAAAGCATCCCAATAAACAGCTTCTATATAATGGTTGTTCTCATTATATACTGCCATTAATTTCTGGAGTGATAAGCGCTTGTTGTTATAAATGTGATGGATTTCATTGCTTAATTGATCATTCAATATTAATTTATTACATGCTTTTGCAGCTTGGTCCACATGAGTAAATTCTAAGTCATCTTCTTCGAGCCTTGGAAACTTTTGAAGCATCTTGAATGATTTTATAACACTATAAAAAGCATTGTTTTCTTCATTTTTTTGAAAAATTCCTGTTCTAGAGTCACATTGTAAGTTACCTAGTCTATAAATGTTCGTCTCAATGCCTTCTTCACGATAAGCAATAAGTAATTTTTCAGCTTCTATTTTACTATCAATATAAATATTATTTGGTTTTTGAGAAATATCCACGTCATATTCAGAAAAAGTACTACTATCTTTATCCTCTATACTGCCTGAAGCTATACTAATTGTAGACATATGGTGAATTTCTTTTTTATTTTTATCTTTTGCAAACGATATTAAGTTGTGGATTGATTTAACATTTGTGTTATAAGAAGACTCTTCTGTCGCAAAATGATTTACATTTGCTGCTGCATTTATAATAATATCTATATTATTTACTAAATAATCATAATTGCTATTAGAAAAACCTAAATATTTTGATTCAATATCGCCCTCTACAAAATGAATACGACTCAAATCCTCTGTTTTTAATTGAGAATTAAAGTAATAGAACCAATTGTTATTTAATTTGTTCTCACCACTTATTTTTTCACTATTTCTCACTAAGACATAAATAATTAAATCTTTACGTTCTAGTAGATCTTTTAATATATGGATACCTAAATAACCTGTAGCTCCTGTCAATAATATTTGTTTATCTGATTTAACTACATCTTTATCAATAAATTTATAATTTTCATTACTTTTCACTTTGTAATCATTGATTTCAGATATAAAGTCACTATTAAAATGATGTTCATTCTTAACATTCGGAATTTTTAATGCGTCTAATTTTGTCATTACATTCATTTCTTCACGTTCAACCAACGCTTTACTTATAGATGCAATGGTCTGTAACTCAAAGATGTCTTTAATTGATATATTATATGATTTAGATATTAAAGATGTTAACTTTATAGCCTTAAGTGAATCTCCTCCCATTTCGAAGAAATTATCATGAATACTAATTTGATCCACATGTAATACTGCTTCAAACGTTTTTGCTACAGCACTTTCCATATCATTTGTCGGCGCTACATATACTTTACTTTCAACTTTAATTTCTGGTAAAGCTTTTTTATTCAGCTTTCCATTTGAAGTTACTGGCAGTTCATCAAGTTGCGTCATATATGCAGGTATCATATAATCTGGTAACTTTTGACCTAAAGATGTTTTTAAAGATCCAAAATCAAGTGAGTCATCTGATACTAAATACGCACAAATAGATAGTTCATTATCAACCATCGGTCTCGCTACAATCGCTACATCATTGATATGAGTATGTTGTCTTAAAATACTTTCTATTTCACCCAATTCAATACGATAACCGCGTATTTTAACTTGTTCATCTATACGGCCTATATAAATAATATTGCCGTCGCCATTCCATTTCGCTAAATCTCCCGTACGATATAATTTACCTTTCCCAAATGGATTATCAATAAATTTCTCTTGTGTTAATTCAGGACGATTTAAATAACCTGCTGTGACACCGACACCTGCAATACAAAGTTCACCAGGCACTCCGATACCCATTATATTATTATCTTCATTTAAAATATAAGCTTGAATATTGGAGATTGGTTTGCCGATTGGAATCGAATCATATGTTTTATGATTTTCACAGTCAAAACTTGTTACGTCAACGGTTGTTTCAGTAGGGCCATATAGGTTGAGTAAGGCAGTATTGTTTTTATTTCCAATAAAATGATTAAAGTCATTAACTTGTTCCGGTTTTAATGCTTCTCCACTAGCTAAAACATATTTTAGTTTCGAAATGGCTTGTGCGTTGTTTGTAGATTTAATAAAATTAACAAACATATTTAACATCGACGGCACGAAGTGAACCATCGCTACTGAGTAACCTTCTAATAATTCAGTTATTTTTTCAGGGTTCCCTTCTTCTCCAGAAGGTAGTAGAACAATTTGACTACCAAGCATTGCCCAGCCAAAGATTTCCCATACTGAAACATCGAATGTATAAGGCGTTTTAAATAATATTGTATCTTCACCATCGACATTATATTTATTTATCACCCAGTTTAAACGGTTCATAACGCCTTCACTATGCGCCATAACGCCCTTCGGTTTTCCAGTTGTACCTGAAGTATAAATAACATACATTAAGTTAGACTCATCTGAAATTTGTTTTAAATTAGAAGTTGGGAATGCTTCTAACCTTGTTGTTTCAGTTAAATCAATGACTTTATTTCCATAATTTATAGCTTCATCTAATTCTCGATCTGTTAATAAAACCTTCGGTTGACTATCTTCTAAAATATAATTAATGCGGTCAATTGGGTACTTAGGATCGATTGGAACATAAGCACCACCTGCTTTTAAAATCCCATAAATACCAATAATCGTTTCAAGTTGTCGATCCATAATTAAGGCAATTAAACTGTTAGCTCCAACACCTTCAGCTCTTAATTGATAGGCAAGCTGATTCGCACGTGCGTTTAACTCATCATAATTTAAACTTTCACCTTCATACGTAATGGCTGTTTGATAAGGCGTTGCTTTCACTTGTTTTTCAAAACGCTCTACAAATGTTTCCTTATTATTTAAACTAGCCTCTGTATCATTAAATTTATCAAAAATAACTGCTTTTTCTTCTTTAGTTATCATCTCAATCTCAGTCATTTTTTGAGAAGGATCCTTTGTAATTTCAACTAAAATTTCCATAAAGTGTTTCAACATACGCTCTATCGTCGCTTTACTAAATAATTCACTTGCATATTCTAATGAAACTTTATACCCTTCATTTTCTTCAATTGTCATACTCAAATCAAATTTCGCATTTGTATGTGATGCTTCTTTAATTTCAACAGACCAATCATTAATTTCAAATGCTTGATTATCATTATTTTGTAAGGCGAATAATACATCGAATAAAGGATTACGACTTAAATCGCTTCTTTCTACTACTTCTTCTACTAAATCTTCGAGTGGATACTCTTGATTATCAAAAGCTTTTATAGAAAGGTTTTTCACTTCTGACAATAGTTGCTCGAACGATTTATCCCGTTCTGGATAGCTTCTCATTGCCAACGTGTTAACAAACATACCTAATATATCTTCGGTATCTTTATGTGTTCTTCCGGAGACAGGGCTACCAATGACTATATCTTCTTGCCTACTATATTTATGAAGTAATACCATAAATGATGCCGATAAAATCATGTAATCTGTACTACCTGTTGTTTGCGCAAGCTGATGAATCGCTTTCTTAGTTTCATTAGGCATGTGCATTGACATTGTTCTACCTTTAAAACTTTGCTGTTTAAGTCTAGGGTAATCATAAGGTAAATCTAAAACAGGTGCTTCCTTTTCAAATTGTGATAACCAAAATGAACGTTGTTGACTTAAATCACGTTCACGCATCCATTCACTATAGTCTCTATAACGTATTTTCAATTCTTCTAATGCTTGGTTTTGATACAATCTCGAAAAATCTTTGATAATAATATTAATAGATAGACCATCTGAAATGATATGGTGCATATCAAATAATAAGAGATATTTTTGTTCGTCACTTTTCACTACTTTTACTCTTAATAGCGGCGCCTGTGCTAAGTCAAATGGACTTACAAATTCACTTAACAGAGTATCATCGTTAACTTCCATTTCCTCTTCATAATCTATATTTATAGATACACTATCCTCAATAATTTGAACAGGTTCTCCTTCAAACACTTCAAAACGTGTCCTTAAAATTTCATGATGGTTAATTAAACTCTGAAAAGCAAAACGTACACGTTCAATATCTACTTCACCTTTAATTTCAAATATTCCAGGCATATTGTAAGCCGTTTGTCCCTCTGTCATTTCATTTAAAACATATAATCTCTTCTGTTGTGAAGACACGTAATAAGCGGATTTATCTTCAGCTTGTGGAATATCTTGAATATTCGTATGGTCTTCACTATTTTTTATAAACTCAGCTAATTGGGCAACCGTTGGTTTCTCAAAGATAATTTTTAATGGTAATCTGATTCCAATATAATGTTCAATTTCATTGATTACACTAATGGCTTTAAGTGAATGTCCTCCCATTTCGAAGAAATTATCATGAATACTAACTTGATCCACATGTAATACTGCTTCAAACGTTTCTGCTACAGCGCTTTCCATATCATTTGTCGGCGCTACATATACTTTACTTTCAACTTTAATTTCTGGTAAAGCTTTTTTATTCAGCTTTCCATTTGAAGTTACTGGCAGTTCATCAAGTTGCGTCATATATGCAGGTATCATATAATCTGGTAACTTTTGACCTAAAGATGTTTTTAAAGATCCAAAATCAAGTGAGTCATCTGATACTAAATACGCACAAATAGATAGTTCATTATCAACCATCGGTCTCGCTACAATCGCTACATCATTGATATGAGTATGTTGTCTTAAAATACTTTCTATTTCACCCAATTCAATACGATAACCGCGTATTTTAACTTGTTCATCTATACGGCCTATATAAATAATATTGCCGTCGCCATTCCATTTCGCTAAATCTCCCGTACGATATAATTTACCTTTCCCAAATGGATTATCAATAAATTTCTCTTGTGTTAATTCAGGACGATTTAAATAACCTGCTGTGACACCGACACCTGCAATACAAAGTTCACCAGGCACTCCGATACCCATTATATTATTATCTTCATTTAAAATATAAGCTTGAATATTGGAGATTGGTTTGCCGATTGGAATCGAATCATATGTTTTATGATTTTCACAGTCAAAACTTGTTACGTCAACGGTTGTTTCAGTAGGGCCATATAGGTTGAGTAAGGCAGTATTGTTTTTATTTCCAATAAAATGATTAAAGTCATTAACTTGTTCCGGTTTTAATGCTTCTCCACTAGCTAAAACATATTTTAGTTTCGAAATGGCTTGTGCGTTGTTTGTAGATTTAATAAAATTAACAAACATATTTAACATCGACGGCACGAAGTGAACCATCGCTACTGAGTAACCTTCTAATAATTCAGTTATTTTTTCAGGGTTCCCTTCTTCTCCAGAAGGTAGTAGAACAATTTGACTACCAAGCATTGCCCAGCCAAAGATTTCCCATACTGAAACATCGAATGTATAAGGCGTTTTAAATAATATTGTATCTTCACCATCGACATTATATTTATTTATCACCCAGTTTAAACGGTTCATAACGCCTTCACTATGCGCCATAACGCCCTTCGGTTTTCCAGTTGTACCTGAAGTATAAATAACATACATTAAGTTAGACTCATCTGAAATTTGTTTTAAATTAGAAGTTGGGAATGCTTCTAACCTTGTTGTTTCAGTTAAATCAATGACTTTATTTCCATAATTTATAGCTTCATCTAATTCTCGATCTGTTAATAAAACCTTCGGTTGACTATCTTCTAAAATATAATTAATGCGGTCAATTGGGTACTTAGGATCGATTGGAACATAAGCACCACCTGCTTTTAAAATCCCATAAATACCAATAATCGTTTCAAGTTGTCGATCCATAATTAAGGCAATTAAACTGTTAGCTCCAACACCTTCAGCTCTTAATTGATAGGCAAGCTGATTCGCACGTGCGTTTAACTCATCATAATTTAAACTTTCACCTTCATACGTAATGGCTGTTTGATAAGGCGTTGCTTTCACTTGTTTTTCAAAACGCTCTACAAATGTTTCCTTATTATTTAAACTAGCCTCTGTATCATTAAATTCATTTAAAATTGTATATTTCTCATTTTCATCCAATATCTCTATATTTTTGATTTTTGTATTTGGATTTTCTATTGCCTTATCCATGATTTTTAAAATAATATTATGTAAATCTATAATTTCTTTCTCATTCACAATAGCTGTTTGATAATCATAATCTACAGTTAAAGTGTTCTTTCGATTTCTATTACTAATATTCACAGTTAATGGCGCGTTATTTGAGCCATTTTCTATCCATTCATCTGAATAAACATTTTTTAAAACTTCATGACTGTATTGAGTATTTTGGTAAGAGATCAGACAGTCTAATAGTCCTTTTTGCCCACCACTATCTTCTACTATATTTCTATAAGGGTATTTTCTATGCTTTAATATATTGAAGGTTTCATATTTTGTTTGAGTTAATAAATCAGATATAGAATAATCACTAGAGACATCAATTATAATTGGCAACGCCCTTGAAAATACTCCTGTAACTCCTTTTTCTGCTTTTTTATTTCTATTATGCATTATCGACCCAACTGAAATTTTTTTCGATGCCGTTTTTTTATATTTTATAATAATCATCATAGCAGAGAATAAATTATTAATACTTATATTATTTTTTTCACAAAATTCGTGTATTCTATGGGTTTCAATATCAGACAAACTATAACTTTTTCTATTACTATGACCATTATTATCACTATTTTTCTCGAATAATTCATTGTCTTCTAAATTTTCAGTCTTTTTCAACCAGAAAGATTTATCTTTTTCAAATCTTTTAGTATTTTTATATTCTATTTCTTCTTCGATGTAATCAAAATATGTAGATTCTATTTCCTTGCTATTCGGTCCATCATTTAAATATTTACTTATTGTATTTGCAGCTACTGTTATACTCCATGCATCTGAAATGACATGATGTTCCATCAAAAATATTCCGATTTTTCCAGTAGGTAATTTCACTATTTTAAAGTCAAATAAGTCACTATCTGTTGAAAATAAATTTTTGCGTGCTTGTTCATTAATCCATTTGGTATACCCTACTTGATTATTCTTAAAGTCAACAAAATCAAATTTTTTGTCTTTATGTTCACTAATATATTGTTTATATTCACTCTTCACTTTTTTCAATTTAATTCTATAAGTTTCATGTGTTTTTATTAGATTATTTAATGCTTTTTCTATTTCTTCTATTTTAATACCAGGTTTAATATAAATAATAACTGATATATTATTAATACTATTATTTTCATAATATTCTTGTAGTTGAATAATCTCAGTTTGTGCATCTGATAAATTAATTGTTTCCATAATTAAACCCCCTTTTTTTATATCTTAAGATTAACATATTTTTTTAAAAAAATAACCTTTTATAACTTTTATTATTATTAAAATAAAGGTTATAAAAAGTTATAGATTGTAAATATTTTGTAAATATTTTATTGAAATCAAAAAATAATATTAATTAAAACAAACGTAGTGTAAAAACAGCCTATAGGAGCAGCTGGTTTACAACACTTTAATAAGTGATTTTTTTATATTTTGATAAGTAACCAATTCAATATCAGGTTCGGTGATATTTTTGCAACAAACAGCTACTTTGTAATTTGCGATAATATCTAACAATAGAAAATGATTTGTAATAACTTGATTATTGAACGACAGTTTAATGTTTTGTTTCCTATTAAGATCAAAAGATAAATCTTGAATATTCAAATATAAACCCTGTCCTACAAATTTAATATAGCTCTCTTTTAAGCACCAAATCGAAAAGAAATTTTCTTTATTATTGCTCAGCTTAGCGCGTTCACTATCATGTGTTATATCATTAAACAGCTTCTTATTTATGTCTTCTATTTGTTCTATATCGACCCCTACTGACGAATTGGAGATATAACAAGCCGCCCATTCATTTGAATGAGATAAATTAAAATGTACATTCTGTGCTTTTGCTAAAAAAGGTTTGCCATACTCATTTTCCTCAAAAATGAGTTCTTCAGGAGAAAATCCATAATCTTGTATCAGCGCATAATACAATAACAGTTCACTAACCAAAGCAAGCATTTTATCATTTTCAACATGTAACTTATGGATTCTGCTCCGCTTGTCGCCTTTTATACGATTTAAAAAACGTTTTTGTATAGCATCATAGTTTAAGTCACTAACATTTATTAAATATAACTTCATCTATTTGCTCCATTCTAACTAGGTTTAATACATATCGATTTACAAAAATATACAATGATATAAAAAGTTATTAAAAATATTATATTATCATTTACATAATAACACGTGGAAATAATTTTGATATTAAATATTTTTTAAGATTTTGTTATTGTAATAATAATTTATATCATACAGATATATTGGTTTTAGAAGAAACAAATTGATGGAAATAACAAAATATTATGTATACCCCCTTTTATATTGTATAGTGCGTATAAAAGAGTTAGGAGATGCTTGAATGAAAGTTAACAAAATAATTTATATGCTATTAGCCTTCTTTCTAGGTGGATTGGGCGTCCATAAATTTTACTCAAACAAAAGAAAAATAGGGATATTATATTTTGTGTTTTGTTGGACTGGTATTCCTGAAATCATTGGTATCGTAGAGGCGATTTTAACTGTTTTTAAAAAGGCAGATAGTAATGGTGATATAACAGTATAAAGAAATTTAAAATTCCAGTTCCCAAAGAATCTATTAATATAAAAAATAGCAGTGAAGTCCTCTATCATTATAGATTTCTTCACTGCTATCTTCTTATGTTTTAATTTTATAACAATTCAAACATTTATATTGTTAAGAATTCTGAGCGTTGTTTCTCACGCTTATCAATTACAATTTGTGACGTTTTAACATCTAATTCTAATAATTTTTCGATATTTTGAGTTACGAATTCATCGCTTCCTACTATATAGAATAAGGCGTTTTTATCCATTGCAATATTTTCTAATTCTTCATAATATGATGCTCTACTATCCACAAATTGTGATGTGAATTTTTTATCTGGTACAGACTTAAATATATCTGTAAATAAGAATTCTCTAGACGAATCAACATTTATAGAATGTATTTTATTAACATCCTCAGCGTTCTCTAAATATTTAAGTACTATTGGTCTATATGTTGCCAAACCAACGCCAGAAGATAGTAAATACACATTTTTACTTTCTCTTTTTAGTGGAATATTTGAATGTGTTTTAAAAATTGCTACTTCCTGTCCAACTTCTAAATTATTTAAAATATTTTTAAACTCAGAACATTGTTTTCTTATTCTTGTAGTAATTCCAATTATATTCTCATTAGGAACGGTAGAAATCGACATATGGCGCACCAAGCTTTTATTTGGTTTTTCGCCTTCATTAAAGCCTTTTAAGCCCATGTGTGTATGAGATCCTTCTTCCCAAGTAAATCCCTCTGGGCAATCAAGTAAATACGTTTTAATTTCAGACGTTTCATTAATAATCTTATTTATTTTAGTCCAATATATCTGCATTTATATATTCTCCTCATCATTTACGATTAAATCTATTTATATAATATACTCCAAATGATAATAATTATCAATTAAAGCATATTACTGTTTATCGAAAATAATTTTACAGAAGTGATTTTCGCTATATTTAAAGCGTGAGTAGAAAAAAGGGCAGCTAACTCTCCTGTTGAATATATAGACATATTTTTCACCTCCTATTTTATTTAATAAACTATTACCCTGAGTAACAGTCAATATAAATAAACACTCTCATTATGTTTTCTACCAAATTATTTATGAAAAGTCGAAATATTTATACCCCTATACGGTATGTGTTATACTAAAATCATCTTATTACCAATTCTATAAATATAGGGGGTTTTATTATGGAACATAATGATCAACACCATAATCATGATGCTCATAGTCATCACGAACATGAGCATCATGACAGCCATAATGGTCATGCGCATCATCACGGCAATTTTAAAAATAAATTTTTTATTTCTTTAATTTTTGCAATACCTATTATTATTCTATCACCAATGATGGGTGTTACATTGCCATTCCAATTTTCATTTCCAGGTTCTGATTGGATTGTTTTAATCCTTGCTACAATTTTATTCTTTTACGGTGGCAAACCATTTTTAACAGGTGCTAAGGATGAGATTTCAACTAAAAAACCTGGCATGATGACGCTAGTTGCTTTAGGCATTTCAGTGGCTTATTTTTATAGTTTATATGCTTTTTACATGAATAATTTCACCGATTCCTCAACGCATACAATGGATTTTTTCTGGGAATTAGCGACTTTAATTTTAATTATGTTGTTAGGTCATTGGATTGAAATGAATGCTGTAGGTAAAGCAGGCAATGCATTGAAAAAAATGGCAGAACTGTTACCGAATATTGCAATTAAAGTGACAGAAGATGACCAACGTCATGAAGTTAAAATTGATAACATCAATATTGATGATATTGTTGAAGTTAAAGCTGGGGAAAGCATACCTACAGATGGCACAATCACTCAGGGCGAGACATCAATTGATGAATCATTAGTTACTGGTGAATCAAAAAAAGTTGCCAAAAAGTATAATGATGACGTTATTGGCGGCTCTATCAATGGTTCAGGCACAATACAAGTTAAAGTTACAGCCACTGGTGAAAATGGCTACCTATCTCAAGTTATGGGATTAGTTAATCAGGCGCAAAATGATAAGTCAAAAGCCGAGCTTCTCTCAGATCAAGTAGCAGGTTATTTATTTTATTTTGCAGTGAGCGTAGGGTTAATTTCATTTATTGTATGGATGCTTATTCAAAATGATATCGACTTCGCACTTGAAAGACTTGTTACTGTATTAGTTATTGCTTGTCCACACGCATTAGGACTGGCCATTCCATTAGTTACAGCACGCTCCACTTCTATAGGTGCACATAATGGCTTAATCATAAAAAACAGAGAATCTGTAGAAATTGCCCAACATATTGATTACGTTATGATGGATAAAACAGGAACACTTACTGAAGGTGATTTTACAGTAAATCACTATGAAAGTTTTACTGATGAATTCCATGAGGAGATAAT
This window harbors:
- a CDS encoding condensation domain-containing protein, which gives rise to MSTANLTLAQNHYAMLELSQPNTSISNLSNLLYIENTYSYDAINNALNKLVENFDAYRIHIINESGELKQSLQPFNFEYFPLVEFTDEAQYNAWIDQQKSKCLFDLNSDLYDFTIVKKPDGKHCVFFTHHHIITDAWSITHSVNYVAKTLIGHNMEPNPYSYLDITNDDKKYLNSNRYEIDKNYWFNKVLNFEITDFLPKLQNENYKSVRKSYSLTEDEFKFLHKMCSDYSISISTMFMSLMHLYVSKLSNKKQNSIGLMVHNRSSNIEKETCGLFTKALPLIVEINPEQTVESFINLVKKENFTLLKHRKIPTTLLIEQNKEKDVTALADFAISYHNMQYDNEITKEGFKEEWLLNEANLYNKLNMNISNRNNENTLHIDYDFSTFYLSETYIEQMHYSLMDILVQFHNNPHTCLNDIDVVPFK
- a CDS encoding non-ribosomal peptide synthetase, which encodes METINLSDAQTEIIQLQEYYENNSINNISVIIYIKPGIKIEEIEKALNNLIKTHETYRIKLKKVKSEYKQYISEHKDKKFDFVDFKNNQVGYTKWINEQARKNLFSTDSDLFDFKIVKLPTGKIGIFLMEHHVISDAWSITVAANTISKYLNDGPNSKEIESTYFDYIEEEIEYKNTKRFEKDKSFWLKKTENLEDNELFEKNSDNNGHSNRKSYSLSDIETHRIHEFCEKNNISINNLFSAMMIIIKYKKTASKKISVGSIMHNRNKKAEKGVTGVFSRALPIIIDVSSDYSISDLLTQTKYETFNILKHRKYPYRNIVEDSGGQKGLLDCLISYQNTQYSHEVLKNVYSDEWIENGSNNAPLTVNISNRNRKNTLTVDYDYQTAIVNEKEIIDLHNIILKIMDKAIENPNTKIKNIEILDENEKYTILNEFNDTEASLNNKETFVERFEKQVKATPYQTAITYEGESLNYDELNARANQLAYQLRAEGVGANSLIALIMDRQLETIIGIYGILKAGGAYVPIDPKYPIDRINYILEDSQPKVLLTDRELDEAINYGNKVIDLTETTRLEAFPTSNLKQISDESNLMYVIYTSGTTGKPKGVMAHSEGVMNRLNWVINKYNVDGEDTILFKTPYTFDVSVWEIFGWAMLGSQIVLLPSGEEGNPEKITELLEGYSVAMVHFVPSMLNMFVNFIKSTNNAQAISKLKYVLASGEALKPEQVNDFNHFIGNKNNTALLNLYGPTETTVDVTSFDCENHKTYDSIPIGKPISNIQAYILNEDNNIMGIGVPGELCIAGVGVTAGYLNRPELTQEKFIDNPFGKGKLYRTGDLAKWNGDGNIIYIGRIDEQVKIRGYRIELGEIESILRQHTHINDVAIVARPMVDNELSICAYLVSDDSLDFGSLKTSLGQKLPDYMIPAYMTQLDELPVTSNGKLNKKALPEIKVESKVYVAPTNDMESAVAETFEAVLHVDQVSIHDNFFEMGGHSLKAISVINEIEHYIGIRLPLKIIFEKPTVAQLAEFIKNSEDHTNIQDIPQAEDKSAYYVSSQQKRLYVLNEMTEGQTAYNMPGIFEIKGEVDIERVRFAFQSLINHHEILRTRFEVFEGEPVQIIEDSVSINIDYEEEMEVNDDTLLSEFVSPFDLAQAPLLRVKVVKSDEQKYLLLFDMHHIISDGLSINIIIKDFSRLYQNQALEELKIRYRDYSEWMRERDLSQQRSFWLSQFEKEAPVLDLPYDYPRLKQQSFKGRTMSMHMPNETKKAIHQLAQTTGSTDYMILSASFMVLLHKYSRQEDIVIGSPVSGRTHKDTEDILGMFVNTLAMRSYPERDKSFEQLLSEVKNLSIKAFDNQEYPLEDLVEEVVERSDLSRNPLFDVLFALQNNDNQAFEINDWSVEIKEASHTNAKFDLSMTIEENEGYKVSLEYASELFSKATIERMLKHFMEILVEITKDPSQKMTEIEMITKEEKAVIFDKFNDTEASLNNKETFVERFEKQVKATPYQTAITYEGESLNYDELNARANQLAYQLRAEGVGANSLIALIMDRQLETIIGIYGILKAGGAYVPIDPKYPIDRINYILEDSQPKVLLTDRELDEAINYGNKVIDLTETTRLEAFPTSNLKQISDESNLMYVIYTSGTTGKPKGVMAHSEGVMNRLNWVINKYNVDGEDTILFKTPYTFDVSVWEIFGWAMLGSQIVLLPSGEEGNPEKITELLEGYSVAMVHFVPSMLNMFVNFIKSTNNAQAISKLKYVLASGEALKPEQVNDFNHFIGNKNNTALLNLYGPTETTVDVTSFDCENHKTYDSIPIGKPISNIQAYILNEDNNIMGIGVPGELCIAGVGVTAGYLNRPELTQEKFIDNPFGKGKLYRTGDLAKWNGDGNIIYIGRIDEQVKIRGYRIELGEIESILRQHTHINDVAIVARPMVDNELSICAYLVSDDSLDFGSLKTSLGQKLPDYMIPAYMTQLDELPVTSNGKLNKKALPEIKVESKVYVAPTNDMESAVAKTFEAVLHVDQISIHDNFFEMGGDSLKAIKLTSLISKSYNISIKDIFELQTIASISKALVEREEMNVMTKLDALKIPNVKNEHHFNSDFISEINDYKVKSNENYKFIDKDVVKSDKQILLTGATGYLGIHILKDLLERKDLIIYVLVRNSEKISGENKLNNNWFYYFNSQLKTEDLSRIHFVEGDIESKYLGFSNSNYDYLVNNIDIIINAAANVNHFATEESSYNTNVKSIHNLISFAKDKNKKEIHHMSTISIASGSIEDKDSSTFSEYDVDISQKPNNIYIDSKIEAEKLLIAYREEGIETNIYRLGNLQCDSRTGIFQKNEENNAFYSVIKSFKMLQKFPRLEEDDLEFTHVDQAAKACNKLILNDQLSNEIHHIYNNKRLSLQKLMAVYNENNHYIEAVYWDAFLDHLMECINLGVMSDEVNAFLLHTGILDNTLFNKAHFEILDYKTNFILEKLNFQWEPTSENTLNIMINHTKNNF
- a CDS encoding 4'-phosphopantetheinyl transferase family protein: MKLYLINVSDLNYDAIQKRFLNRIKGDKRSRIHKLHVENDKMLALVSELLLYYALIQDYGFSPEELIFEENEYGKPFLAKAQNVHFNLSHSNEWAACYISNSSVGVDIEQIEDINKKLFNDITHDSERAKLSNNKENFFSIWCLKESYIKFVGQGLYLNIQDLSFDLNRKQNIKLSFNNQVITNHFLLLDIIANYKVAVCCKNITEPDIELVTYQNIKKSLIKVL
- a CDS encoding TM2 domain-containing protein, translating into MKVNKIIYMLLAFFLGGLGVHKFYSNKRKIGILYFVFCWTGIPEIIGIVEAILTVFKKADSNGDITV